A section of the Streptosporangiales bacterium genome encodes:
- a CDS encoding glycine C-acetyltransferase yields MYGSVRDDLRGRLDDIEAQGLYKAERVIGTPQRASIGVGGSDVLNLCANNYLGLADHPAVIAAAHAALDEWGFGMASVRFICGTQRIHKDLEQRLSRFLGTDDTILYGSCFDANAGLFETLLDDSDAVISDALNHASIIDGVRLCKARRLRYANRDMAELEKCLREAGDARHRLIATDGVFSMDGYLAPLPEICDLAERYDAMVMVDDSHAVGFVGPTGAGTPDMLGVRDRVDVVTGTLGKALGGASGGYTSGRAEIVEYLRQRSRPYLFSNSVAPSIVGSSLAVLDLLESSGDLRDRLRDNTAYFREAMTSAGFDVLPGDHPIVPVMTYDAALASRMADLLLARGVYVIGFSYPVVPMGRARIRTQLSAAHTRDDLERAVAAFVDVRDELGAEEA; encoded by the coding sequence GTGTACGGATCGGTGAGGGACGACCTCCGCGGGCGGCTCGACGACATCGAGGCGCAGGGCCTGTACAAGGCCGAGCGCGTCATCGGCACTCCGCAGCGGGCCAGCATCGGCGTCGGCGGCTCCGACGTGCTCAACCTCTGCGCGAACAACTACCTCGGCCTCGCCGACCACCCCGCCGTGATCGCCGCTGCCCACGCGGCACTCGACGAGTGGGGCTTCGGCATGGCGTCGGTGCGGTTCATCTGCGGCACGCAGCGCATCCACAAGGACCTGGAGCAACGGCTGTCGAGGTTCCTCGGCACCGACGACACGATCCTGTACGGCTCCTGCTTCGACGCCAACGCCGGACTCTTCGAGACCCTGCTCGACGACAGCGACGCCGTCATCTCCGACGCGCTCAACCACGCGAGCATCATCGACGGCGTCCGGCTGTGCAAGGCCCGCCGGCTGCGCTACGCCAACCGCGACATGGCCGAGCTGGAGAAGTGCCTGCGGGAGGCGGGCGACGCCAGGCACCGGCTGATCGCCACCGACGGCGTCTTCTCGATGGACGGCTACCTTGCGCCGCTGCCGGAGATCTGCGACCTGGCCGAGCGGTACGACGCGATGGTCATGGTCGACGACTCGCACGCGGTCGGCTTCGTCGGGCCGACCGGCGCGGGCACGCCCGACATGCTCGGCGTACGCGACCGCGTCGACGTCGTCACCGGCACGCTCGGCAAGGCGCTCGGCGGCGCGAGCGGCGGCTACACGAGCGGCCGCGCCGAGATCGTCGAGTACCTCCGGCAGCGGTCGCGCCCGTACCTGTTCTCCAACTCGGTGGCGCCGTCGATCGTCGGCTCGTCGCTGGCCGTGCTCGACCTGCTGGAGAGCAGCGGTGACCTGCGCGACCGGCTCCGCGACAACACGGCGTACTTCCGCGAGGCGATGACGTCGGCCGGGTTCGACGTGCTGCCCGGCGACCACCCCATCGTCCCGGTGATGACCTACGACGCCGCGCTCGCGTCGCGGATGGCCGACCTCCTCCTCGCCCGTGGTGTGTACGTCATCGGCTTCTCCTACCCGGTCGTCCCCATGGGGAGGGCGCGGATCAGGACCCAGCTGTCCGCCGCGCACACCAGGGACGACCTCGAACGCGCCGTGGCGGCGTTCGTCGACGTACGCGACGAGCTCGGGGCGGAGGAGGCATGA
- a CDS encoding L-threonine 3-dehydrogenase, whose translation MKALVKADAAPGLVLTDVPEPEIGPDDVLVRVLRTGICGTDLHIQSWDDWAAEHVRPPLIVGHELAGEIVGVGDQVVDLAPGDIVSAEGHLVCGRCRNCMAGRRVMCARTQGLGVDRPGCFAEYVALPAGNVWRHQPDIDLDVAAIFDPFGNAVHTALKFPVMGEDVLITGAGPIGIMAAAVAKHAGARFVVVTDVSEYRLRLAESAGVTLALDATKHTAADAQRMLGMHEGFDVGMEMSGKPAAMRDMIANMKHGGEIAMLGLPTEEYAVDWSRIVLSMLTVSGIYGREMFETWYEMSVLLQCGLDISPVVTHRLPYEEYEKAFDICRSGNCGKVILEWAHG comes from the coding sequence ATGAAAGCGCTGGTCAAGGCCGATGCCGCTCCCGGCCTGGTGCTCACCGACGTGCCCGAGCCCGAGATCGGCCCCGACGACGTCCTCGTACGCGTGCTGCGCACCGGCATCTGCGGCACCGACCTGCACATCCAGTCGTGGGACGACTGGGCGGCCGAGCACGTACGACCGCCACTCATCGTCGGGCACGAGCTCGCCGGAGAGATCGTCGGCGTCGGCGACCAGGTCGTCGACCTCGCGCCGGGCGACATCGTGAGCGCCGAGGGGCACCTCGTGTGCGGCAGGTGCCGCAACTGCATGGCCGGGCGCCGGGTGATGTGCGCGCGCACCCAGGGCCTCGGCGTCGACCGGCCCGGCTGCTTCGCCGAGTACGTCGCCCTGCCCGCGGGCAACGTCTGGCGGCACCAGCCCGACATCGACCTCGACGTCGCCGCGATCTTCGACCCGTTCGGCAACGCCGTGCACACCGCCTTGAAGTTCCCCGTCATGGGCGAGGACGTCCTCATCACCGGCGCGGGCCCGATCGGCATCATGGCCGCGGCCGTCGCCAAGCATGCGGGTGCGCGGTTCGTGGTCGTCACCGACGTCAGCGAGTACCGCCTGCGGCTCGCCGAGAGCGCGGGCGTCACGCTCGCGCTCGACGCGACGAAGCACACCGCGGCCGACGCGCAGCGGATGCTGGGCATGCACGAAGGCTTCGACGTCGGCATGGAGATGTCGGGCAAGCCCGCGGCGATGCGCGACATGATCGCCAACATGAAGCACGGCGGCGAGATCGCGATGCTCGGCCTGCCGACCGAGGAATACGCCGTCGACTGGAGCCGCATCGTACTCAGCATGCTCACGGTGAGCGGCATCTACGGGCGCGAGATGTTCGAGACGTGGTACGAGATGTCGGTGCTACTGCAGTGCGGGCTCGACATCTCCCCGGTCGTCACGCACCGGCTGCCGTACGAGGAGTACGAGAAGGCGTTCGACATCTGCCGGTCGGGCAACTGCGGCAAGGTCATCCTCGAGTGGGCGCACGGATAG